A genomic region of Pyramidobacter porci contains the following coding sequences:
- a CDS encoding D-alanine--D-alanine ligase family protein, with protein METKKKVALLFGGQSSEHEVSCVSGATVARNIDREKYNLLLIGITKEGRWLHVESVDQIASGEWRQSRKGAALLPDAALKSVLLSDEGRFSLERVDVLFPVLHGLYGEDGCPQGIAELAQIPYVGCDVLSSAATMDKATTKAVLERCGIPQARYAAFRREELDDMDGVVRRIESALSYPVFVKPSNAGSSCGVSKAGSRAQLVEALELAAAQDCKVIAEETIVGRELECALLGGWDAEASGVGEILAGAEFYDYDAKYRSSASRTVVDAPLPAGKREEIRAMAKKIFRAMDCRGLSRADFFLEKGTERVVFNEINTIPGFTAISMYPKLWEAAGVPLPALVEKLIEGAAVTRRRR; from the coding sequence ATGGAAACGAAGAAAAAAGTGGCGCTGCTGTTCGGCGGCCAATCGTCGGAGCACGAGGTGTCCTGCGTTTCGGGCGCGACGGTGGCCCGCAATATCGACAGGGAAAAATACAACCTGCTGCTGATCGGCATCACCAAAGAAGGGCGTTGGCTCCACGTCGAGTCGGTCGATCAGATCGCTTCGGGCGAGTGGCGTCAGAGCCGCAAAGGCGCGGCGCTGCTGCCGGACGCGGCGCTGAAAAGCGTTCTGCTCAGCGACGAAGGCCGCTTTTCCCTCGAGCGCGTGGACGTGCTCTTCCCCGTCCTGCACGGCCTTTACGGCGAAGACGGCTGCCCGCAGGGCATCGCGGAGCTGGCGCAGATCCCTTACGTGGGCTGCGACGTGCTGTCGTCGGCGGCGACGATGGACAAAGCAACGACCAAGGCCGTTCTGGAGCGCTGCGGCATCCCGCAGGCGCGTTACGCGGCGTTTCGCCGTGAAGAGCTGGACGATATGGACGGCGTCGTGCGCCGCATTGAATCCGCGCTGAGCTATCCCGTTTTCGTCAAGCCGTCCAACGCCGGTTCGTCCTGCGGCGTCTCCAAGGCGGGGAGCCGCGCGCAGCTTGTCGAAGCGCTGGAACTCGCCGCCGCTCAGGACTGCAAGGTGATCGCCGAAGAAACCATCGTCGGGCGTGAACTGGAATGCGCGCTCCTCGGCGGCTGGGACGCCGAAGCCAGCGGCGTGGGCGAGATCCTCGCCGGAGCCGAGTTCTACGATTACGACGCCAAATACCGCAGCAGCGCTTCGCGCACCGTCGTCGACGCGCCGCTGCCGGCGGGGAAACGCGAAGAGATCCGCGCCATGGCGAAAAAAATCTTCCGCGCCATGGACTGCCGCGGCCTTTCGCGCGCCGACTTCTTCCTCGAAAAAGGCACGGAGCGCGTCGTCTTCAACGAGATCAACACCATCCCCGGCTTCACGGCCATCAGCATGTACCCCAAGCTTTGGGAAGCAGCCGGCGTGCCGCTGCCCGCCCTGGTGGAGAAATTGATCGAAGGCGCCGCCGTCACGCGGCGGCGTCGCTGA
- the thiW gene encoding energy coupling factor transporter S component ThiW has product MNNLRVRKIAFTAVLAAFAVVGSFISFPVFGAKCAPAQHLANILGAVFLGPLWNVAAAFVASLIRNLIGAGTPLAFPGSMCGALLAGVMYRAVRRLPAAWLGEIAGTGIIGGMLSYPVARFVLGNEKAALLTFVVPFLISSAGGAAIGAVITVAMEKLGLLEAERFFSGQRHGDAR; this is encoded by the coding sequence ATGAATAATTTACGAGTCAGAAAAATCGCGTTTACGGCCGTTCTGGCCGCGTTCGCCGTGGTGGGATCGTTTATTTCTTTTCCCGTGTTCGGGGCCAAGTGCGCGCCGGCGCAGCATCTGGCCAACATTCTCGGCGCCGTCTTCCTCGGCCCTCTATGGAACGTGGCGGCGGCGTTCGTCGCCAGCCTGATCCGCAACCTCATCGGCGCCGGCACGCCGCTTGCGTTCCCCGGGAGCATGTGCGGTGCGCTGCTTGCCGGCGTCATGTACCGCGCGGTCCGGCGGCTCCCCGCCGCCTGGCTGGGGGAGATCGCCGGCACGGGGATTATCGGCGGGATGCTGTCCTATCCCGTGGCGCGTTTTGTACTGGGAAACGAGAAAGCCGCGCTGCTGACCTTCGTCGTGCCGTTTCTGATCAGCTCTGCCGGCGGCGCGGCGATCGGCGCGGTGATCACCGTCGCCATGGAAAAATTAGGGCTGCTCGAAGCTGAGCGTTTTTTCTCGGGACAACGGCATGGCGACGCTCGCTGA
- the whiA gene encoding DNA-binding protein WhiA — protein MKISTEQWDEWFLAPVTDAVSAESELSGIVACMNKQIVGTEVRISSSRLWVYRRFRRLWPCVRWNGEANLSEILRVQDRKVAIVLPQSLYGTILAKRRRRDFIRWAWARGVFGCAGSVYNPKRGYYCIMRFHDASLARNMSELLKGSEITFSVRDKENVRELTIRDLQQIMRFCYFVSMSALAQNLEKRSIMRGSRDLANKQANCDSANIRRSVATSRQHVAVIDFLRRLDVKLIPEKLIPLARARLENPEATLSDLGDLLRPQVSKSTVKYRLKKLLAIAEEAGFDSSKQP, from the coding sequence ATGAAGATCAGCACCGAGCAGTGGGACGAATGGTTTCTGGCTCCCGTGACCGACGCTGTTTCCGCGGAATCCGAGCTGTCCGGGATCGTTGCCTGCATGAACAAACAGATCGTCGGAACCGAGGTGCGTATCTCGTCATCGCGGCTGTGGGTCTACCGCCGTTTCCGCCGTCTTTGGCCGTGTGTGCGTTGGAACGGCGAAGCGAACCTGAGCGAGATCCTGCGCGTGCAGGATCGGAAAGTGGCGATCGTTTTGCCGCAGTCTCTTTATGGGACGATTCTTGCGAAACGTCGCCGCCGCGATTTCATCCGCTGGGCCTGGGCGCGCGGCGTTTTCGGCTGCGCGGGGAGCGTTTACAATCCCAAGAGGGGATATTACTGCATCATGCGTTTTCACGATGCGTCGCTGGCGCGCAATATGAGCGAACTGCTGAAGGGCAGCGAAATCACCTTCTCGGTGCGGGATAAGGAGAACGTGCGCGAGCTGACGATCCGCGACCTTCAGCAGATCATGCGCTTCTGCTATTTTGTGAGCATGTCGGCTTTGGCGCAAAACCTTGAGAAGCGTTCGATAATGCGCGGCAGCCGCGACCTGGCCAATAAGCAGGCCAACTGCGACAGCGCCAATATTCGCCGCAGCGTGGCAACTTCCCGCCAGCACGTGGCGGTGATCGATTTTCTGCGTCGGCTTGACGTGAAACTGATTCCCGAAAAGCTGATCCCCCTGGCCCGGGCACGGCTCGAGAATCCGGAAGCGACGCTGTCCGACCTTGGCGATCTGCTTCGCCCGCAGGTGAGCAAGAGCACCGTGAAATACCGCCTGAAAAAATTGCTCGCGATCGCGGAAGAGGCCGGTTTTGATTCGTCAAAGCAGCCCTGA
- a CDS encoding radical SAM protein: MDLSSCDLCPRRCGANRRAGQKGWCGAGELARVALVSLHRWEEPCLTGAQGAGTVFFSHCTMKCVFCQNYAVSHQGRGIDVSVERLAEIFLEQQRRGAASLDLVTPTHYVPQIVEALDRGKANGFSLPVVYNCGGYELPETIETLRGSVDVFLPDLKYCDDSLAVRYSNAPDYFHYASASIGKMFEIAGPFVMKDGLMTRGVLVRHLILPGHSRDSLRLLDYLWSTFGSDICVSLMNQFTPMPQAAGCPELNRRLTTYEYDKVLAHAEKLGMENCFVQRGRTAMEKFIPVFDGRNVARDEET; encoded by the coding sequence ATGGATCTGAGTTCATGCGACCTGTGCCCGCGCCGCTGCGGAGCGAACCGGCGGGCCGGGCAAAAAGGCTGGTGCGGCGCCGGCGAACTGGCGCGCGTCGCGCTGGTGTCGCTGCACCGCTGGGAAGAACCCTGTCTGACCGGCGCGCAGGGCGCCGGCACGGTTTTTTTCTCCCACTGCACCATGAAGTGCGTCTTCTGCCAGAACTATGCCGTCAGCCACCAAGGGCGGGGCATCGACGTGAGCGTGGAACGCCTGGCCGAAATTTTTCTCGAACAGCAGCGGCGCGGCGCCGCCTCGCTCGATCTGGTGACGCCGACGCATTACGTGCCGCAGATCGTCGAGGCGCTCGATCGGGGCAAAGCGAACGGTTTTTCCCTGCCGGTCGTGTACAACTGCGGCGGCTACGAGCTGCCGGAGACGATCGAAACGCTGCGCGGCTCCGTGGACGTGTTCCTGCCCGATCTGAAATACTGCGACGATTCCCTGGCGGTGCGATACTCCAACGCGCCGGATTATTTTCACTACGCCTCGGCGTCGATCGGGAAGATGTTCGAGATCGCGGGGCCGTTCGTGATGAAAGACGGGCTGATGACCCGCGGCGTACTGGTGCGGCATCTGATCCTGCCGGGGCACTCCCGCGACAGCCTGAGGCTGCTGGATTATCTGTGGAGTACTTTCGGTTCGGACATCTGCGTGAGCCTGATGAACCAGTTCACGCCCATGCCGCAGGCCGCTGGCTGCCCCGAGCTGAATCGCCGCCTGACGACGTACGAGTACGACAAGGTGCTGGCCCACGCCGAAAAGCTCGGCATGGAAAATTGCTTCGTCCAGCGCGGCCGGACGGCGATGGAAAAATTCATTCCCGTCTTCGACGGACGCAACGTCGCCCGCGATGAAGAAACATAA
- the thiM gene encoding hydroxyethylthiazole kinase: MATLAELWAVWEKISRRRPLVHCITNPVTVNDCANVLLAAGARPFMAAHPDEVEEVQLHADALVINLGAISQLDSIGKAARRAVACGHPIIVDPVGVSASSLRRRSCIELLEEFHVACVRGNGAEIRALLSDTGTAAGVDADEETAAAEVASALARRHGCTVVSSGAVDAVTDGRRAFGVSNGDAMMTRVTGMGCMLSSLLGAAYAVESSPLAAAAVCAAVELSGELAAAGTRSARRGPAHFRDLFVDTLYSLDEAQFMGGAKYSEG; encoded by the coding sequence ATGGCGACGCTCGCTGAACTGTGGGCGGTGTGGGAGAAGATTTCCCGCCGCCGTCCTCTCGTCCACTGCATCACGAACCCGGTGACCGTGAACGACTGTGCCAATGTCCTGCTGGCTGCCGGTGCGCGTCCCTTCATGGCCGCCCATCCCGACGAAGTGGAAGAAGTGCAGCTCCATGCCGACGCACTGGTGATCAACCTGGGGGCGATTTCGCAGCTGGATTCCATCGGAAAAGCGGCGCGGCGGGCCGTTGCGTGCGGGCATCCGATCATCGTCGATCCGGTCGGCGTTTCCGCTTCGTCGCTCCGTCGCCGCAGCTGCATTGAGCTGCTGGAAGAATTTCACGTGGCCTGCGTGCGCGGCAACGGCGCGGAGATTCGCGCCCTGCTCAGCGATACGGGAACGGCGGCGGGCGTCGACGCGGACGAGGAGACGGCGGCCGCCGAAGTCGCGTCTGCTCTGGCGCGGCGGCATGGCTGCACGGTCGTTTCCTCCGGGGCTGTCGATGCGGTGACCGACGGACGTCGTGCGTTCGGCGTCAGTAACGGCGACGCGATGATGACCCGCGTCACGGGCATGGGCTGTATGCTGTCGTCGCTGCTTGGCGCCGCTTATGCGGTCGAAAGTTCTCCGCTCGCGGCCGCCGCCGTCTGCGCCGCCGTGGAGCTGAGCGGCGAGCTGGCCGCCGCCGGAACGCGCTCGGCGCGCCGCGGTCCGGCGCATTTCCGCGACCTGTTCGTCGACACTCTTTACAGCCTCGATGAGGCTCAATTCATGGGAGGAGCAAAATATTCCGAGGGCTGA
- a CDS encoding phosphoglycerate kinase — MLRLRGISEAPLEGKKVLVRVDFNVPFKDGKVKDNSRIVAHKKTIDALLAGGARVTMVSHFGRPKGQVVPEMSLGQIREDAEKGLGHPVRFVPECVGPEVEAAVAAQKPGDLLLLENSRFHAEEQKNDPEFSKLLAKPFDLFVMDAFSASHRGDCTTEGVAHVLPAYAGFLIAREVEALERVKSDPEKPYVLVLGGAKVSDKIGVIEHMLDTADTILIGGGMAFTFLSVRGGTIGTSLYDAEHVDFAKDVLARAAAKGVKILLPTDVIAAAEIGDEVQCSVVPASSVPDGLMGLDIGPETATAFAAEIAKARTVLWNGPMGVFENKPFAAGSRAVAEALAAATAKGAFTVVGGGDTASAVKKFGLKDAMSHVSTGGGASLEYCEGKSLPGIAALEMK; from the coding sequence ATGCTGAGGCTGCGCGGAATCTCCGAAGCGCCCCTGGAGGGCAAAAAAGTTCTGGTCCGCGTCGATTTCAACGTGCCGTTCAAAGACGGCAAAGTCAAGGACAATTCCCGCATCGTCGCGCATAAAAAGACCATCGACGCGCTGCTGGCCGGCGGCGCGCGGGTGACGATGGTTTCGCACTTCGGGCGTCCCAAAGGGCAGGTCGTGCCGGAGATGTCGCTGGGACAGATCCGCGAAGACGCGGAAAAGGGGCTGGGGCATCCGGTGCGTTTCGTTCCCGAGTGCGTCGGCCCGGAGGTCGAAGCGGCCGTCGCGGCGCAGAAGCCCGGCGATTTGCTGCTGCTGGAGAACTCTCGCTTTCACGCCGAGGAGCAGAAGAACGATCCCGAGTTCAGCAAGCTGCTGGCAAAACCGTTCGATCTGTTCGTCATGGACGCTTTCAGCGCTTCGCACCGCGGCGACTGCACCACCGAAGGCGTCGCTCACGTGCTGCCCGCCTACGCCGGCTTTTTGATCGCCCGCGAAGTGGAAGCGCTCGAGCGCGTCAAATCCGATCCGGAAAAACCGTATGTGCTGGTGCTGGGCGGCGCCAAAGTTTCCGACAAGATCGGCGTGATCGAACACATGCTCGACACAGCCGACACGATCCTGATCGGCGGCGGCATGGCCTTTACCTTCTTGTCCGTGCGGGGCGGAACGATCGGCACATCGCTGTACGACGCCGAGCATGTGGATTTTGCCAAAGACGTGCTGGCGCGCGCCGCGGCGAAGGGCGTGAAGATTTTGCTGCCGACGGACGTGATCGCCGCCGCGGAGATCGGCGACGAGGTTCAGTGTTCCGTGGTTCCCGCGTCGTCAGTCCCCGACGGTCTGATGGGACTGGACATCGGCCCGGAAACAGCCACAGCGTTTGCGGCTGAAATAGCGAAAGCCAGGACGGTGCTCTGGAACGGTCCCATGGGCGTGTTCGAGAACAAACCGTTCGCCGCCGGCAGCCGCGCCGTGGCGGAGGCGCTGGCGGCGGCCACCGCCAAGGGCGCGTTCACCGTAGTCGGCGGCGGCGACACTGCTTCGGCCGTGAAAAAATTCGGCCTCAAAGACGCGATGTCTCACGTGTCCACCGGCGGCGGCGCCAGCCTCGAATACTGCGAGGGCAAAAGCCTGCCCGGCATCGCCGCGCTTGAAATGAAGTAG
- a CDS encoding flavin reductase → MDSRIMHQLTYGLFVLSAAENGKDNGCIVNTVTQVSAAPVHVTVSVCKQNYTHDMIARTGRFNVAILDTTAPFELFQRFGFQSGRGADKFAGVETIRTANGILVPTEHVNAWFSGKVLQTWELGSHSLFLADIEGGEIMSGTEPATYAFYHENVKPRPQAGKKKGWRCKICGYVYEGEELPPDYVCPLCKHGASDFERIE, encoded by the coding sequence ATGGATTCGCGAATTATGCATCAGCTGACGTACGGCCTTTTTGTGCTCAGCGCGGCGGAAAACGGCAAGGACAACGGCTGCATCGTCAACACGGTAACGCAGGTGTCGGCAGCCCCCGTCCATGTGACTGTCTCGGTCTGCAAACAGAATTACACTCACGACATGATCGCGCGCACGGGGCGGTTCAACGTGGCGATCCTCGATACCACGGCGCCGTTCGAACTGTTCCAGCGCTTCGGCTTCCAGAGCGGGCGCGGCGCCGACAAATTTGCCGGCGTTGAGACCATCCGCACGGCCAACGGAATTCTGGTCCCGACCGAACACGTGAACGCGTGGTTCTCGGGAAAAGTCCTGCAAACGTGGGAACTGGGCTCGCATTCGCTGTTCCTCGCGGACATCGAGGGCGGAGAGATCATGTCCGGCACAGAGCCGGCGACGTACGCCTTCTATCACGAGAACGTCAAGCCCCGGCCGCAGGCGGGCAAGAAAAAAGGCTGGCGCTGCAAGATCTGCGGCTACGTGTACGAAGGCGAAGAATTGCCGCCTGATTACGTGTGCCCGCTCTGTAAACACGGCGCGTCCGATTTCGAGCGGATCGAGTAG
- a CDS encoding gluconeogenesis factor YvcK family protein produces MTLLFAVALIFVGGCLAGGVTVSLLFRNSRRVRSFISKRTNEREAAAAAVQLRLAGGPHFVAVGGGTGLSSLLKGLKGYTRNIVALVTVTDEGGSSGRLVRDWGMLPPGDIRNCLVALSENDDQLRAFMNFRFGQGDLKGHSLGNLILLAATEQSGDFKNAVELVNSLLAIRGRVLPITTENVTLVAETNDGTTLRGELAVAERGRDIRRIRLEPSGVKPVREAFSLLHHADMVILGPGSLFTSVIPNLLVEDFTAALRTSKRPVVYVANLMTQPGETSGMTQLNHVQWVAKALGRYPDAVVLSEDVIPEPLREKYHAQGAEPLSLGRQDEEFLISKGCQVFRASLLQIQESGVVRHHSARLAEALMRINRKLNDGYEL; encoded by the coding sequence ATGACGCTTTTGTTCGCCGTGGCGCTGATTTTTGTCGGCGGCTGTCTGGCCGGCGGCGTGACCGTATCTCTGCTGTTCCGCAACAGCCGCCGTGTGCGAAGCTTCATATCGAAAAGAACAAACGAACGGGAAGCGGCGGCGGCGGCCGTACAGCTCCGTCTCGCAGGAGGACCCCATTTTGTGGCAGTCGGCGGCGGGACGGGGCTTTCTTCTCTTTTGAAGGGGCTGAAGGGCTATACGCGCAACATCGTCGCCCTGGTCACGGTGACCGACGAAGGGGGCAGTTCCGGGCGTCTGGTGCGTGACTGGGGCATGCTGCCTCCCGGCGACATCCGTAATTGTCTGGTCGCTTTGAGCGAAAACGACGATCAGCTGCGGGCCTTCATGAACTTCCGCTTCGGCCAGGGCGATCTGAAAGGGCACAGTCTCGGCAATTTGATTTTGTTGGCGGCGACGGAGCAGTCGGGCGATTTCAAAAACGCCGTGGAGCTCGTCAACAGTTTGCTGGCGATTCGCGGTCGGGTGCTGCCGATCACGACGGAAAACGTCACGCTCGTCGCCGAGACGAACGACGGAACGACGCTGCGCGGCGAGCTGGCGGTGGCGGAACGCGGCCGCGACATTCGCCGTATCCGCCTCGAGCCTTCGGGCGTGAAGCCGGTGCGCGAGGCGTTTTCGCTCCTTCATCATGCCGATATGGTCATTCTGGGGCCGGGCAGCCTTTTTACGAGTGTCATCCCCAACCTGCTGGTGGAGGACTTTACCGCCGCGCTGCGCACATCGAAGCGCCCCGTCGTTTACGTTGCCAATCTGATGACTCAGCCGGGGGAAACCAGCGGCATGACGCAGCTCAACCACGTTCAGTGGGTCGCCAAAGCGCTGGGGCGTTATCCCGACGCGGTGGTTCTCAGCGAAGACGTCATTCCCGAACCGCTTCGGGAAAAGTACCACGCTCAAGGAGCGGAACCTTTGTCGCTGGGGCGGCAGGACGAAGAGTTTTTGATCTCGAAGGGCTGTCAGGTTTTCCGCGCCTCGCTGCTTCAGATTCAGGAGAGCGGCGTCGTGCGCCATCACAGCGCCCGCCTGGCGGAAGCGTTGATGCGGATCAACCGCAAACTGAACGACGGGTACGAGTTATGA
- the gap gene encoding type I glyceraldehyde-3-phosphate dehydrogenase → MSKVRVAISGFGRIGRLVLRAMSEYDKKGLFEVVAVTRHSASADQMAYLFKYDSVHGRFNGTVGAESDSIVVDGRKILCVKPENDVYPWKELGVDLVIEATGKNVTAEKAGAHIACGAKKVVITAPGKGDGVATFVMGVNEEKYDPAKDHIVSNASCTTNCLAPIAKILNDAFGIEKGLMTTVHSYTGDQNLVDKSHKKSNYRARAAACSMVPTTTGAAKAVALVIPALKGKLSGMALRVPTPDVSIVDLTFVPGRAVTADEVNAAVKKAAEGALAPYVGYVTDECVSADFIHDDRSSIFAPDQTIEMNGLVKVFAWYDNEWGYSCRCVDLVNYVISKGL, encoded by the coding sequence ATGAGCAAAGTTCGAGTTGCAATCAGTGGTTTTGGCAGAATTGGCCGTCTTGTTCTTCGTGCGATGTCGGAGTACGACAAAAAAGGACTTTTCGAAGTCGTCGCCGTTACGAGACACAGCGCGTCAGCCGACCAGATGGCGTATCTTTTCAAGTACGATTCCGTGCACGGCCGCTTCAACGGCACGGTGGGCGCCGAAAGTGATTCCATCGTCGTCGACGGCCGGAAGATCCTCTGCGTCAAGCCCGAGAACGACGTTTATCCCTGGAAGGAACTGGGGGTCGACCTGGTCATCGAGGCCACCGGCAAGAACGTCACCGCCGAAAAAGCAGGCGCGCATATCGCTTGCGGCGCCAAAAAGGTCGTCATCACCGCGCCGGGAAAGGGCGACGGCGTGGCGACGTTCGTCATGGGCGTCAACGAGGAAAAGTACGATCCCGCCAAGGACCACATCGTTTCCAACGCGTCCTGCACCACCAACTGCCTGGCGCCGATCGCCAAGATCCTCAACGACGCGTTCGGCATCGAAAAGGGATTGATGACGACCGTCCATTCTTACACGGGCGACCAGAACCTGGTCGACAAGTCCCACAAGAAGAGCAACTACCGCGCCCGCGCGGCGGCCTGTTCCATGGTCCCCACCACGACCGGCGCCGCCAAGGCCGTGGCGCTCGTCATTCCGGCCCTGAAAGGAAAGCTGAGCGGCATGGCGCTGCGCGTGCCCACGCCCGACGTCTCCATCGTCGATCTGACCTTCGTCCCCGGCCGCGCGGTGACGGCCGACGAAGTGAACGCAGCCGTGAAAAAGGCGGCTGAAGGCGCGCTGGCTCCCTACGTGGGTTACGTCACCGACGAGTGCGTGTCAGCCGACTTCATTCACGACGACCGCTCCAGCATTTTCGCGCCCGATCAGACTATCGAGATGAACGGACTCGTCAAAGTCTTCGCCTGGTACGACAACGAGTGGGGCTATTCCTGCCGCTGCGTCGACCTGGTCAACTACGTGATCTCCAAGGGGCTGTAA
- the rapZ gene encoding RNase adapter RapZ — translation MLPKKLLIITGLSGSGKSSVLHLLEDQGFFTVDNIPVGMLPELIGILSQHPKALENGVAAVIDVRSLDLPDCLPRVLDDLKRKGVDVQILFLEASEDVLLRRYSLTRRRHPLGFMNSLLEGIGLERKQLAQFRRIADRIIDTSALSSAQLRAEIFSILARNPAGLQVTVSSFGFKYGVALDADFMLDVRFLVNPYYVETLKHLSGRDEPVQKYIYSDPMASSFLHQSLELFESIIPVYHFSGKNYLQIAIGCTGGRHRSVFAAEWLSERLGRIDGVECRIKHRDLERDERGGRKS, via the coding sequence ATGCTTCCGAAAAAACTGCTGATCATCACGGGGCTGTCCGGCAGCGGAAAAAGCAGCGTGCTGCATCTTCTGGAAGATCAGGGCTTTTTTACGGTCGACAACATTCCCGTCGGCATGCTTCCGGAGCTGATCGGGATCCTGTCTCAGCATCCCAAGGCGCTGGAAAACGGCGTGGCGGCCGTGATCGACGTGCGCAGCCTCGATCTGCCCGACTGTCTGCCGCGCGTGCTCGACGATCTGAAGCGGAAGGGCGTCGACGTCCAGATTCTCTTTCTCGAAGCGTCGGAGGATGTGTTGCTGCGCCGCTACAGTTTGACGCGCCGGCGTCATCCGCTGGGCTTCATGAACTCCCTGCTGGAAGGGATCGGCCTTGAGCGCAAACAATTGGCGCAGTTCCGTCGCATCGCCGACCGTATCATCGATACTTCCGCGCTGTCGAGCGCCCAGCTTCGCGCCGAGATCTTCTCGATCCTGGCGCGCAATCCGGCCGGACTGCAGGTGACGGTCAGCTCGTTTGGCTTCAAGTACGGCGTGGCGCTTGACGCTGATTTTATGCTGGACGTGCGTTTTCTCGTCAATCCTTATTACGTGGAGACGCTGAAACATCTCTCGGGACGTGACGAACCGGTACAAAAGTACATCTACAGCGATCCGATGGCCAGCTCGTTTTTGCACCAGAGTCTGGAGCTTTTTGAGAGCATCATTCCCGTGTACCATTTCAGCGGCAAAAACTATTTGCAGATCGCCATCGGCTGCACAGGCGGCCGTCATCGCTCTGTTTTTGCGGCTGAATGGCTGAGTGAGCGATTGGGACGGATCGACGGCGTGGAGTGCCGTATCAAGCATCGTGACCTCGAACGGGACGAGCGGGGAGGGCGGAAATCATGA